The Sphingomonas hankookensis sequence GACGCCGGTGCGCTGGCACTGCTGGAACGTGGCGGCGGGGCTGGTGCCCGAACACGGGTCCTGCGTCGTCACGTTGCCCGGGGTCTGCGCGCCGAACAGTTCGGAGATGTTGGGCGCGCGGATGGCACGGTTATAGCCGCCGCGCAGGCGGAGGTCCGCCGACGGCGCCCAGGCGATTTCGCCCTTGTAGGTCGAGATGCCCTTGCTGTTGGTGCTGTATTTCGAGAAGCGATAGCCGCCGGTCAGCGACAATTCGTCGAAGAACGGGCGATCCTCGATGATCGGCACGCGGATTTCGGTGAAGCCTTCGGTCACGTCGAACGCGCCCGAAATCTCCTTGGTCCCCTTGGCGATCGCCAGCGCATCGGCCCGGAATTCCAGGCTCTCGCGGCGATGCTCGACGCCGAACACCGCGCCGATGCCGGTTTCGGCCCAGGGCAGCTTCACGCCATATTCGGACCCGTCGAAATTGACCGTGCCGGCGATCACCGTCTCGCGGTCCAGCCCCTCGGTGCTGGTCGGCGCATAGATATAGTTCAGCGCCGCGGCGGTCGGCCCGCGGAACTGGAACACGTTGAGCGGCACGCAGGTCGGGTCCGTCCCGTCGATCACCGACCGGCAGGTCGGCACGCCGTTGACCAGATCGACCTTCAGCGCGCGGTTGGCACGCGCGGGATCGATGTCGTTGCGATAGGTTTCGTTGAAGATGACGGTCGAGAACAGTGCGTTGAGGTCGTAGCGGATGCCCTTCGCAATCTCCCCGCGCACGCCGCCGGTCACGCGATAATCGGTGTGGCGCAGGTCGTCGCGACGCGGCTGTGCCGGGGCGGCGACCGGGCGATAGCCGATATAGACGTCCTGGTTGACGTTGGTTCCCGCCGCCGCCGCGCCGCACAGCAACGTCGCCTGCTGCGCGCTCATCAGCGGGTTGTTGCAGTTGATCGAATAGGGATAGCCCTGGAACAGCGCGGAGGGAGCGACCTGCGAATTGGTGCGATCGTCCATGAACATGAAGCTGCCATAGAGTTGGGCCGCAGGCGTCACTTCATATTTCGCGAAGGCGCCGGCGGTGAAGCGGGTGCCGTTGCGCTGGAAATAGTTGAGCGGCGCGTAATTGTAGCGGAAGCTGGGGTTGTACTGGACCCAGGTCTTGTTGCCGTCGACCGTGTTGTTGTAGCCGCCCGGCGCGATGCCCGCGCGCAGCGGCACGAACCGGCCATATTGGTTGTTCGACGACCCGCCGCAGGTCAGCGCGGTCGCAGCCTCCGGATCGCCCGAGAATACCGGGTCGAGCGCGCAGGCCGACACGTCGCGGTTGTATTGCAGGATCGGCCGCACGTCGCGATAGCCGAAATAGGCGGTGACGTTGCCGCGATCCTCGGCGAAATTCGCGCCCATCGCGATGTTCGCGTCGAAGCGCTGCCCGTCGACCGGGGTGCTGAGCGCCGGCGTGAAACCCGCCGCGCGGACGCGCGCGCGATAGGCGTCGTTATTGTTGTGATGTGCCGAAAACCCGTATTGCACGTCGGTCTTCACGCCGTTCAGATTGTCGCGCAGCACGAAGTTGATGACGCCCGACACCGCGTCGGAGCCGTAGACCGCCGATGCGCCGCCGCTCATCACGTCGACCCGTTCGACCATGAAGCCCGGGATGAAGTTCAGGTCGGTCGCCTGGATCGGCAGCAGCCGCTGGCCGTTGACGAGGACGAGATTGCGGTTGCTGCCGAGGTTGCGCAGGTTGACCCGCGCGGTGCCGTCCGACCCGTTCGACACGTTTTCGTTCGCATCGGGCGTGATCTGCGGCAGTCGGTTGAGGACATTTTCGACATTGGTCGCGCCCTGTAGCCGGATTTCCTCGGCACCGACCGTCGTGATCGGGCTGTTGCTCTTGGCGCCGGGCTGCGCGATGCGCGATCCGGTCACCGTGATGGTTTCATCGCCGGTCGCTTCGCCCGCGACCTGACCATCGGTCGTCGTCTGCGCCAGCGCGGGCAGCGCATTCCCCAGCACCAGCGCCGTCACCGCCGCGGAAGCCAGCAATCTCGTCGTACGTCGCATGTCCATCCCCCGTTATTGTCGGAGCAGATTGCCACATCATCGCGGACGCTTCAAATATATTATACGATATCCAGGTATACTTATAAGCGTCGTTGCACACCGCACCTTCTTTTGATGCGCGTGGGCGGTTGAAATGGAACTAAATCGTTGGGAACGGCGCATATCCCCCAGCGCCGGGCGGGGGCGCCTCAAGCGACGCCGTCGCCGCCGTCGTTGCCGAATTCGCGGCGCAGGTCGAGCACGGTCTGTTCGATATGGGCGTACATCCGCGCGGCGACCGCCGATGCGTCGCGCGCCAGCCAGCATTGCAGCAGCTGGGCATGTTCGTCGTTCGCGCGCTGGTCGCGGCCCAGCGGTTCGAGGTGGCGGCGGACATAGCGTTCGCCCAGCACGTGCAGCCGTTCGAGCATGGTGGTCGTGATCGTCTGGCGCGAGGGGCGCAGCAGCGCGAGGTGGAAGGCGCGGTTGAACGCGCCGACGCCGTCGCCATGCGCGTTGGTCACCTCGTCCAGCTGCGCCAGCGTGCGGATCGCCAGGTCGCGTTCGGCATCGGTCGCGCGCATCGCCGCCACGCCGGCCACCTCCGGCTCCAGCTTCAGGCGGAGCGCATAGACCTCCTCCGCCTCGTCCATGGTCAGTTCGCGGACGAAATAGCCGCGATTGGCGTGCAGCCGGACCAGCCCTTCCTGTTCGAGCCGGGTCAGCGCCTCGCGCAGCGGAATCTTGCTGACGCCCAGTTCGGCGGCCAGCGCATCCTGCCGGATGGCGCGATCGGCATCGATCCGGCCCGCAAGGATACGGTCGCGCAGCAGCACGACCAGCTGTTCGGAAAGGTTACGGACGACGATACCGGTCATGCAGAAAATCCCGTGCCACGGTGGTATACCGTAGTACGCCACTTAGCGTGCACCGTCTCCGGCGCAACCATCGCTCAGCGAAATCGCTCGAGCGCGAACGGCGTCAGGTCGAAGGGCGGCGCGTCGCCATGCAGCAGCGCGGTCAGCGCCTCGCCACTGGTCGCCGCCAGTGTCAGCCCGAGATGCTGGTGCCCGAAGGCATAGGCCACCGCCCCGCGACGCCCGATCGCGGGCAGATAGTCGGGCAGGGTCGGCCGCGCGCCCATCCACGGTTCAACCGGCGCGCGCAGCGACAGGCCGAGCGCGGCGACATGCCCCCGGATGCGCGCCCATTTTCGCGGGTCGGGGGCCATGTCGGTCCGGGCGAATTCGACGATGCTCGCCGCGCGCAGCCGGTGGGCGAAGCGGGTAACGATCATCGAGCGGTCCTCGAACACCACCGGCGGCATGTCGGCGGGCCAGTCGCCGGGATCGCCCTCGACATGATAGCCGCGCTCGGCGATCAGCGGCGCGTGCAGTCCCGCCGCCGCGACCAGCGCGGCCGATGCCGCGCCTGCCGCGACGACCGCGACATCGGCGTCGATCGGCGCGCCCTGTTCCAGCAGGACGCGCGCCCGCCCCTCGCGCTCGACCACCCCGCGCGCGCGGTCGTGCACGAACGTGCCGCCCGCCGCGACGAAGCGGCTCCGCAAGGCGTCGCCCAGCGCAGCGGAATCGGTGATCTGCCCGCTGCCCTCGAACCGGATCGCCCCGGCGATCGGCACATGGGTCAGCGTCTGGAGCCGGGCCAGCTCGGCCGGCGTCGCCGCGCGCCACGTCGCGGTGCCGGTATCGGTCCGCGCCCACGCCGCCTGCCCGCGCGCGGCACTCTCCGCGCTTTCCCACACGACGAAATGCCCGTCGATCCGCAGCAGGTCGGGCCGCCCGGTATCGGCCAGCACCCGCTGCCATGCCGGGATGGCGGTCGCCAGCATCGCCGACAGCGCCGCCTTGCCCCCGGCGAAGCGGGCCGGCGCGGCGGCGCGCAGCATCCGGAGCGCAAAGGGCAGCCAGGCGGCGATGGCGCGCGGCGGCAGGGCCAGCGCCCCGCCGCGCAGGAACAGCCGGGCGGGCACGCTACGCACCGTCGCCAGCGAGGCGAGCGGTTCGACCTGTTCGACCGCGATATGCCCGGCATTGCCCCACGACGCGCCGCGCCATGGCTGATCGGGGGCGACGATCGTCACCGCCCTGCCCCGGCGTTGCAGCGCCAGCGCGACGTTCAGCCCGACAACGCCGTCGCCGATGACGACCGCATCGCCGCTCACGCGCGCACCCGCACCAGGCTGCGCACGCGACCGTAAAGGAGGTAGAAGACGACGCCGATGATGTTCCACAGCGCGAACCGCACCAGCGTCTGCGACGGCAGGCTGACCAGCAGATAGACGCAGCCGAGGATCGCCAGCGTGCCGACCGCGAACGGCGCGGGGCAGCGGAACACGCGCTGCAGTTCGGGCGCGCGGCGCCGCAGGATCATCATGCACGCCGCGACCGCGATGAAGGCGAGCAGCGTGCCGGCATTGGCCAGCTCGGCAATCTCGTCGAGGCGGAAGAAGCCGGCGACGGCGGCGACGAACACGCCGGTCACCATCGTCACCAGCGCGGGCGATCCGGTGCGCGCCGACACGCGGCTGAGCGAGCGCGGCAGCAGCCCGTCGCGCGACATGACGAAGAAGATGCGGCTCTGCCCGTACATCATCACCAGGATGACCGAAGGGAGCGCGATCAGCGCGGCAAGGCCGATCGCCCAGGCGGCGAAGGGATGCTGCAAGCTGCGCAGGACATAGGCGAGCGGTTCGGCCGAGCGGCCGAGATCGACATAGCTGACCGCCCCGATCGCCGCGACCGCGACCCCCATATAGATGGCGGTGCACGCCGCCATCGACCCGATGATGCCGATGGTCAGGTCGCGGCCGGGATTGCGCGCTTCCTCCGCCGAGGTCGCGACGGCATCGAACCCGTAAAAGGCGAAGAACACGATCGCCGCCGCCGCCATCACCCCGCGCGTCGCCCCGCCCTGCACCGTGCTGCCAAAGCCATAGGGCATGAACGGTTCGAAATTGGCGCCGTTGAATGCGGGCAAAGCGAACAGCACGAAGACCGCCAGCGCGGTCATCTTGATCGCGACCAGCACGATGTTGAACGTGGCGCTTTCGCGCGTGCCCGCGACCAGCATCCCGGCGATGCCCAGCGCCACCAGCACCGCGGGCAGGTTGACGATCCCGCCGCCGTGCGGCCCCGACAGCAGCATCGCGGGCAACTGCACGCCGACGCTCTGCAACCATCCGACCAGATAGGCCGACCACCCGACCGCGACCGTCGAACAGGCGAGCGAATATTCGAGGATCAGGCTCCACCCGACGATCCAGGCGACGCTCTCGCCGATCACCGAATAGCTGTAGGTGTAGGCGCTGCCCGCGGTCGGGATCAGCGTCGCCATTTCGGCATAGGCGAGCGCGGCGCAGGCACAGACCGCGCCGGCGATGGCGAAGGACAGGATCACCGCCGGCCCGGCGCGATCCGCCCCGACCCCGGTCAGCGTATAGATGCCGGTGCCGACGATCGCCCCGATGCCGAGCGCGATCAGGTGCGGCCAGCTGAGCGTCTTGCGCAGGCGGCGCTCCGGATCGGCTTCGCCTGCGTCGAGGGGCTTGAGCGGCCCCAGTAATCCTCGTGCCATGCGCCCCTCCCGTTTGTCGTTATTGTGCCGTCAGACCACCGTGAACCCGGCAAAGAACGGGTCCTCGCGATCGATCCAGATCGTGTTGAAGCCGGTCGCGATCGCCGACCCTTCGATCGACGGCACGATCGCCGGTTGATCGCCGATCGTCGTTTCCGCCTCGACCCGGCCGATGAAGCGGCTGCCGATATAGCTTTCGTGGACGAAGCGGTCGCCGATGGTCAACCGGCCGGTCGCCGCGAGATGAGCGAGGCGGGCCGAGGTGCCGGTGCCGCACGGGCTGCGATCGATCGCGCGTTCGCCGTAGAAGACCGCGTTGCGCCCGTCCGCGCCCTCGCCCTTCGGCGCGTCGGCCCAGAGCACATGGCTGACCCCGCGTATCGTCGGTTCGAGCGGATGGACCGGTTCATAGACCGCGCGCACCAGGTCGCGGATCGTGCGGCTGAGCTCCACGATCCGCGCCGCACCCAGATCGTCGAGGCCGGTGTACGGCCCCTGCGGCTCGATGATCGCATAATAATTGCCGCCATAGGCGACATCGATCGACAGCGCGCCGAAGCCCGGCACATCGACCTGCACGCCCTGTTTCGCCAGATAGGCGGGGACGTTGCGGATCCTTACCGAGCGGACCCGGTTGCCGTCCGCCACATAGTCGATGTCGATCACCCCGGCGGGCACCTCGACACGCAGCCGTCCCGGCTCGCGCGGGGTGATCAGCCCGTTTTCGAGGGCGAAGGTGATGATCCCGATCGTGCCGTGCCCGCACATCGGCAGGCAGCCCGACGTTTCGATGAACAGGATCGCCGCATCCGCATCGCCGCACGGCGGATAAAGGAACCCGCCCGACATCATGTCGTGGCCGCGCGGCTCGAAGCACAGCCCGGTGCGGATCCAGTCGAAGCGCGCCAGGAAATCCTGGCGCCGCTCCGCCATGCTGGCGCCGCGCAGCAGCGGGGCGCCCCCGGCCACCAGGCGGACGGGATTGCCCGCCGTGTGGCCGTCGATGCAGAAGAAGGTGTGGCGCATCAGGCGGCAGCCGCCTCCACCGACGGCGCGGTCAGCACCGGCCGCGTCGCCGCGCATTTCTCGACCATCGCGATCACCTCTGCCCGGCGCGCGCCTTCGAGCGGCAGGCGCGGCAGGCGGACGCGTTCCGACCCGCGGCCCATGATCTCCTCGGCCAGCTTGATCGACTGGACGAGGTCATGTTCGGCATCGAGGTGGAGCAGCGGCATGAACCAGCGATAGATGCGCCGCGCCTCTTCCCAGTCGCCGCGATCGACCGCCGCGATCAGCGCGACCGATTCCTGCGGGAAGGCGCTGGTCAGGCCCGACACCCATCCGCTGGCCCCGAGCAACATGCCCTCCAGCGCCACGTCGTCGAGACCGGCCATCACGATATAGCGGTCGCCGAAGCGGTTGATGACGTCGGTGAAGCGGCGCGGATCGGGCGCGCTTTCCTTGACCGCGACGATGTTCTTCACCGGTTCGAGCAGCGCGAGCGTGGCGAAGTCGACCGACACGCGGTAGGCTGGCGGGTTGTTGTAGAGCATGATCGGCAGGCCGGTCGCTTCCGCGACGGTGCGGAAATGCGTCGCCAGTTCGTTGGGCGTCGGCACATAGACCATGGCGGGCAGCAGCATCAGCGCGTCGACGCCGATATCCTCGACCTCTTTGGCAAACGCCGCCGCACGGCGCGTGGTGAATTCGGACACGCCGCACACCAAAGGCACGCGCCCGCCGACCGCCTCGACACCCGCGCGCAGCACGGCATGCTTTTCCTCGACGTCGAGCGAGTTGTTCTCACCGCAGGTGCCGAGCAGGATCAGCCCGTCGACCCCGTCCTCGACCAGCGCGACCAGACCGCGCTGCGTCGCATCGATATCGACCGACCCATCGGCCGCGAACTGCGTCGTCGCCGCGGGATAGACGCCCGTCCACATGCTCGAACCAGAAACCACATCAACCTCCATGGATATCTTGGATCGTATACGATATAAAACGGTCAGGCGCAACGAATTTCGCTGCGCCTGCGGTTGACGGCTCGAAGCCGTTCGGCGGCGATGGCCACCGCACGATCCGTGGTCGGCCCCGGTGTAGGTCAGGATCGTGCCGGTGCATAGCGCGGGGGTTTGCCGGACATCGTCGGCGCCCTTGCGCGATCGGCGCGAACCGCGCACCCTTCAGGCCAAAGGGGAAGACGATGATGCGGATGCTGCTTGCCGGAATTGCCATGCTGGGCCCGATCGCCGCACAGGCGCAGGACGCGCCGTCGACGCCGGGGGGCAAGGAAGCGGTCACGCTGCTGACCGACGGGGTGAAGTTCCAGACCGTCGCCGGGCGCGGGCAGGTGCCGGCCTATGCCGCGTATCTGCAGGCCAAGCTGCTCTCCGCCGGGTTCGATCCCGCCGAGGTCCGCTTCGTGGCGATGGGGGAGACCGGCTATCTGACCGCGCGCTATCCCGGCCGCGACCGGGCTGCGAAGCCGACCGTGGTGCTGGCGCATATGGACGTGGTGGAGGCCGATCCGAAGGACTGGACCCGCGACCCGTTCACCCCGGTGATCGAGAATGGCTATGTCTTCGGGCGCGGCAGCCTGGACAACAAGGCCGGGCTGTCGATGGCGGTCGCGACGCTGATGAAGCTGCGCCGCGCGAAATGGGTGCCGCAGCGCGATATCGTGCTGGTGCTGACCGGCGACGAAGAAACCACGATGAAGACGACGCGGGCGGCGGCGGAGGCGTACAGGAACGCCGCTCTGGTGCTGAACGCCGATGCCGGTGGCGGGCTGTTGGGCGATGACGGCAAACCGATGGTGTACGGATTGCAGGCGGCGGAGAAGGTCTATGGCGACTGGCACCTGACCGTCACCGATCCGGGCGGGCACAGCAGCCGTCCGGGACCGGACAATGCCATCGTCCGCCTGGCGACGGCGGTCGGGCGGATCGCCGCCTATCGCTTTCCCCCGCAACAGAACGAGATCACCAAGGCGTCGCTGGCCGGCACCGCGACGATGACGCCCGGACCGCTGGGTGCGGCGATGAAGGCGTTCGCCGCCAATCCGAACGACACCGCCGCGGCGGACATATTGTCGGCCGACAAGCGCTATATCGGGCAGGTCCGCACCACCTGCGTCCCCACCATGTTCAATGGCGGCCATGCGCCCAACGCGCTGCCGCAGCGCGCGGTCGCCAACATCAACTGCCGCATCTTTCCGGGTACGCCGCGCGCGCAGATCGCGGCCAAGCTGACCGAACTGGCCGCCGATCCCAAGGTCGCGGTGGCCTTCAACGACAATGGCACGATCGAGGCCGGCGCCTCCCCGCTCGACCCGAAGGTCGTCGCGGCGGTGAAGGCGGCGGTGGCCGAGCGGGCGCCGGGGCTGCTGGTCGTGCCGATGCAGGAGGCCGGCGCGACCGATTCGATGCATTTCCGCGCTTACGGCATTCCGAGCTTCGGGGTCGGCGGCGTGTTCATGAAGGCGAGCGACAGTTTCGCCCACGGGCTGAACGAACGGGTGCCGGTCGCGACCTTCGATCCGGGGGTGTTGTGGTGGGAGACGTTGTTGAAGACGTTGGGGTGATTCCCGTCACCCCGGACTTGATCCGGGGTGACGAGAAGAGAGGTCGGGGCTTCGTCACCCGACCGCCGGCAACACCAACCGCGCCACCATCCCCCCGCCCGGCGCGTCGGCCAGTTCGAGCGTGCCGCCATGGCGTTCGGCAAAGCCCTGCACGATGCTGAGCCCCAGCCCGACCCCGCCGGTATCGCGGTTGCGCGAGGCGTCGCCGCGTTCGAACGGGCGCAGCAGGCGGGTGCGGTCGGCGGGCGCGATGCCGGGGCCGGTGTCGATCACCTCGATCACCGCGCGATCCCCGTCCCGCGCGACCGCGATCCGCCCCCCGCCGGCATAGTCGACCGCGTTGCGCACCAGATTCTCGACCGCGCGGCGCAGGCCGGCCTCGACCACGCTGACCGTTACTTCCGGCCCGGGATCGAGCGTCATCGCCGGGGCGTCGGCCACCACCTCCGCCACCAGCGGACGCAGGCCGACCGGGTGGCGGGTGGCGTCGGCGGTGCGCGCGAAGTCGAGCACGTCGGCGATCATCGCCTGCATCCGGTTGGCATCGGCCACCATCCGCGCGCGCTGCGGCTCGGGCACCGATTCCAACCTGAGCTTCAGGCTGGTCAGCGGGGTGCGCAGGTCGTGGGCGACCGCGGTCAGCATCCGCAACCGGTCCTCGCTCTCCGCCGCGAGGCGGGTGCGCAGCTGCAGGATCGCGCCCGCCGCCTCCTGCAATTCGCGGGGCCCTTGCGCCTGGGGCGGGTCGAGCCCGGCATCGATCGCGCGGGCCAGCACGCGGAACGGGCGGGTCAGCCGCCGCGCGAACAGCCAGGCGAGCGGCGCCAGCACGACCAGGCTGACCGCGAGCGCGACCAGCACCTTCCACCGCCATCCCCCCAGCAGCGGCGCGGCCGGCCGAACCGTCAGCCAGCGCCCGTCGGACAGGCGGACGCCGGCGGCGAAGGGCGGCTGCGGCAGGCGCAGCAATACCGTGCCGAGCGGCCCGTCGGGCAACCGGTCGACCACCCGCATCGGCCGTCCGCCCTTCATCTGCAACACCATGGTGCCGCCGGGAAACGGGCTGCCGCTCCCTCGGTGCGGGGTAACGACGATGACCTCACCGACCGGCCTCTTGCGTGGCGGCGCGTCGAGCCAGACGACGCGGACGTCGCCGACCGGCCGGCCGAGCGCCTGGGCGAGCACCTGTTGCTGGATCGGATTGGGCGGCCCGGCGGGCGGCGCGCCGATGCTGCGGACGAGGCCGTTTTCCGCGCCGCGCAGCGCCGCCGCCGCATCGGCCAGCGTCAGCCGCACCGCCGGCGGATCGGGCATCAGCAGCACGATGCTGGCGGTGATCGCGACGCTCAGGATCGCGATGGCGACGCTGAACCCGCCGATGGCGGTCAGCGCGCTGGGCCGTCGCCAGAAGGCGCGGATCATGCCGGGCGCACCGCCGGCACGAAGCGATAGCCCGCGCCGCGCACCGTTTCGATCAGCGGGGTCGCGTCCCCTTCCGCCAGCTTGCGCCGCAGCCGGCTGACCGCGATGTCGATCGCGCGGTCATAGCTGGCGGCATCGATCCCGCGCGCGGCGTCGAGCAGCGCGTCGCGGCTGAGCACGCGGCCCGCCCGCCGGACGAAGGCGGCGAGCAGCGCATGTTCGCCTTCGCTCAGCAGCAGCGGCCGCCCCTGCGGATCGCGTAAGCGCCGTTCGGCCGGGCTGAACCACCATCCGGCAAAGACCACCGCATCGTCGCCGGCCGCCACCGGTTCGACCGCGCGCGGCCGGCGCAGCAGCGCGCGGACGCGGGCGAGCAGCTCGCGCGGTTCGAACGGCTTGGCCAGATAATCCCATGCCCCGACCTCCAGCCCGACGATCCGGTCGGTCACCCCGTCCAGCGCGCTCAGCATCAGGATCGGCACCCCCAGCGGCGCGAGGCGGCGGCACAGCGACAGCCCGTCCTCGCCCGGCATCATCACGTCGATGACCAGCAGGTCCGCCGGCGCCTCCATCCACAACCGGTCGCATGCCGCCGCGCCGGGCGCGGTGCGCACCGCATAGCCATGCCCGCCCAGATATTCGGCCAGCGCGTCGCGGATGCTGGTGTCGTCGTCGACGACGATTATGCGGTCGGCGGGGGGAGCATCGGTCGGCATCCCCCGCCCGATAGCATGGCTTTGTAGCATCTGCGTATCGCCCGGCGACACGAACGCGCCATCGTGACGCTACAACCACGTGGTTGGATGGCGGCTCTTCGCCACGGGAGTTCGCATGTTCACCATCCTCGTCATCGTCCTCGCCCTTGCCAGTCCCGATGCGCCCTGTGCTGCGCCGGGCAGCGCCGATCGCGTCGCGGGCCAATGGACCGGCAATTTCGCCGGGGCCGACTGGACGTTCGACCTGTCGCGCGACGGCAAGGGATGGAGCGGGCGCTATCGCACCACCAAGGCGCCGACCTGGAAGCCGCTGGAGGAAGTCACGGTGACGCAGGGTTGCGCGACGTTCGGCATCGAATCGAAACCGCGCGTGACCTTTGCGCTGGCGCTGGCGCCGGAGGGGACGGCCATGGCGGGTAACGTGATCATCGCCGGCCTCGCCACCCTGCCGTTCAACGCGCGGCGGGAACCCTGATGGGAGCGGCGCTGCTGATCGCCCTGCTCGCCGGGGGCCAGGCCGCCCCCGCCCCCGCGCCTGCCACCCCGCCGCGCGACGATATCGTGGTGCGGGGCGAACGGCCGCGCGGGTCGGTGACCGGCACGATCCCGCCCGAACGCACGCTCTCCGCGCTCGACATCCGGGCCTATGGCGCGAACAATGTGCAGGAGCTGCTGCAAGCGCTGGGCGCGGCGGTGGCG is a genomic window containing:
- a CDS encoding sensor histidine kinase, with protein sequence MIRAFWRRPSALTAIGGFSVAIAILSVAITASIVLLMPDPPAVRLTLADAAAALRGAENGLVRSIGAPPAGPPNPIQQQVLAQALGRPVGDVRVVWLDAPPRKRPVGEVIVVTPHRGSGSPFPGGTMVLQMKGGRPMRVVDRLPDGPLGTVLLRLPQPPFAAGVRLSDGRWLTVRPAAPLLGGWRWKVLVALAVSLVVLAPLAWLFARRLTRPFRVLARAIDAGLDPPQAQGPRELQEAAGAILQLRTRLAAESEDRLRMLTAVAHDLRTPLTSLKLRLESVPEPQRARMVADANRMQAMIADVLDFARTADATRHPVGLRPLVAEVVADAPAMTLDPGPEVTVSVVEAGLRRAVENLVRNAVDYAGGGRIAVARDGDRAVIEVIDTGPGIAPADRTRLLRPFERGDASRNRDTGGVGLGLSIVQGFAERHGGTLELADAPGGGMVARLVLPAVG
- a CDS encoding response regulator; translated protein: MPTDAPPADRIIVVDDDTSIRDALAEYLGGHGYAVRTAPGAAACDRLWMEAPADLLVIDVMMPGEDGLSLCRRLAPLGVPILMLSALDGVTDRIVGLEVGAWDYLAKPFEPRELLARVRALLRRPRAVEPVAAGDDAVVFAGWWFSPAERRLRDPQGRPLLLSEGEHALLAAFVRRAGRVLSRDALLDAARGIDAASYDRAIDIAVSRLRRKLAEGDATPLIETVRGAGYRFVPAVRPA